In one Hypomesus transpacificus isolate Combined female chromosome 18, fHypTra1, whole genome shotgun sequence genomic region, the following are encoded:
- the LOC124481124 gene encoding protein-serine O-palmitoleoyltransferase porcupine-like has protein sequence MAAFSRQEFFQELAEGCLLPTAQQGLEQVWQLLVICLLCRLLWMLGLPSYVKHLSTVVGGFYTLYLFFELHMVWVVLLSLLCYLILFLCRHSSCRGSFISITVLIYLLLGELHMMDTTTWHKMRGSQMVVAMKAISLAFDLDRGVVTNVPSPIEFMGYIYFVGTVIFGPWISFNSYREALEGHKLSFSWTFKVCISWVKSQLCLVISNCVAPYLFPYFIPIYGDKLLRSKKRRKIRGFGSRWLLAYENAVSFHFSNYFVSYLSETTTTLAGAGFTEEKDNLKWDMTVAKPLNVEFPRSMVEVVTSWNLPMSSWLNTYVFTSALSLGTFPAILVTYTASALLHGLSFHLGAVLLSLGFITYIEHVLRKRLATIFNACILSKKCGANCNHQNKKALWVYIINIAFSALTVLHLAYLGSVFNSSVDYMDDDEGDVANHTIQKWTDLSWMSHWLTFGCWVVYRIIL, from the exons ATGGCAGCCTTTAGCAGACAGGAGTTCTTCCAAGAGCTTGCAGAGGGCTGCCTGCTGCCCACAGCTCAGCAGGGCCTGGAACAGGTGTGGCAGCTTTTGGTCATCTGTCTGCTCTGTCGACTCCTCTGGATGTTGG GTCTCCCATCCTATGTAAAGCACCTAAGCACAGTTGTAGGAGGTTTTTACACCCTCTACTTGTTCTTTGAGCTCCACATGGTGTGGGTGGTGCTGCTCAGCCTTCTCTGCtacctcatcctcttcctgtgCCGACACTCCAGCTGTCGAGGCTCCTTCATATCAATCACTGTGCTCATATACCTGCTGCTGGG AGAGTTGCATATGATGGACACCACCACCTGGCACAAAATGAGAG GTTCCCAGATGGTTGTTGCGATGAAGGCCATATCTCTGGCCTTTGACCTGGACAGGGGCGTTGTGACCAATGTGCCATCACCTATAGAGTTCATGGGCTATATCTATTTTGTGGGAACTGTCATCTTTGGTCCCTGGATCAGCTTCAATAGCTACAGAGAGGCCTTAGAAGGGCACAAGCTG AGTTTCTCCTGGACATTCAAAGTGTGCATCAGCTGGGTGAAAAGCCAGCTCTGTCTGGTCATCTCGAACTGTGTCGCCCCCTACCTTTTTCCTTACTTCATCCCCATCTATGGGGATAAGCTGCTACGCAG caaaaagagaagaaagatcAG AGGCTTTGGGTCAAG GTGGCTGCTAGCCTATGAAAATGCAGTCTCCTTTCACTTCAGCAACTATTTTGTCAGTTACCTAAGTGAAACGACCACTACTCTGGCAGGAGCAGGCTTCACTGAGGAGAAGGACAACCTCAAATG GGATATGACTGTGGCCAAGCCCCTGAATGTTGAGTTCCCAAGGTCTATGGTAGAAGTGGTAACTTCCTGGAATCTGCCCATGTCCAGCTGGCTTAACACCT ATGTTTTCACAAGTGCTCTCAGTCTTGGAACGTTTCCTGCCATCCTAGTGACATACACAGCCAGTGCACTGTTGCAT GGTCTGAGCTTCCATCTGGGTGCAGTCCTGCTGTCTCTGGGCTTCATTACATACATCGAGCACG TTTTGCGGAAGAGACTAGCAACAATTTTCAACGCATGTATTCTGTCAAAGAAATGTGGGGCAAACTGCAATCACCAGAACAAAAAG GCCCTGTGGGTATACATCATTAATATTGCCTTCAGTGCCCTGACAGTGCTCCACCTGGCCTACCTGGGCTCTGTCTTTAACTCCAGTGTGGACTATATGGATGATGATGAG GGCGATGTGGCCAACCACACGATTCAGAAGTGGACTGACCTGAGCTGGATGTCTCACTGGCTGACTTTTGGTTGCTGGGTGGTCTACCGCATCATCCTTTAA
- the wdr13 gene encoding WD repeat-containing protein 13, translating to MAAVWQQVLAVDARYNAYRTPTFPQFRTQYIRRRSQLLRENAKCGFEPGVRRQYLKLRSQLLGLRYGPLSEQSSFRASSVRSSRTTLDRMEDFEEDPRAQGARGHRRSVSRGSYQLQAQMNRAVYDERPPGSLVPTSVAEASRAMAGDTTLSENYAFAGMHHIFDQHVDSAVPRLQFANDDKHLLACCSLDGTLSIMTLSPSPPSVKVTLKGHGGPVTDFAWSLSNDIIVSTSLDGTLRIWNTEDGRCIREVRDPEASELLCCTFQPMNNNLTVVGSSKHLLQVVNISTGKKVKGGSSKLTGRVLSMSFDAPGKILWAGDDRGSIFSFLFDMATGKLTKAKRLVVSEGSSICSISARSWISREARDPSLLVNACVNKLLLYRVVDNEGTLQLKRSFPIQHGSQPLHSIFCPLMSFRQGACVVTGSEDACVYFFDVERNTKAIVNKLQGHGGPVLDVSFNCDESLLASADSTGMVIIWRREQK from the exons ATGGCTGCAGTTTGGCAGCAAGTGTTGGCCGTGGACGCAAG GTACAATGCTTACCGCACGCCTACGTTTCCACAGTTCCGCACGCAATACATCCGTCGGCGCAGCCAGCTTCTCAGAGAAAACGCCAAGTGTGGCTTTGAGCCTGGTGTGCGCAGGCAGTACCTGAAGCTGCGCAGCCAGCTGCTGGGCCTACGCTACGGGCCCCTGTCTGAGCAGAGCAGCTTCAGAGCCAGCAGTGTGCGCAGCTCCCGCACCACACTGGACCGTATGGAG GACTTTGAGGAGGACCCTCGTGCACAGGGGGCTCGTGGCCACAGGCGTTCCGTCAGCAGAGGCTCCTACCAGCTCCAGGCCCAGATGAACAGGGCAGTCTATGATGAGAG GCCTCCAGGCAGCTTGGTTCCCACCTCGGTGGCAGAGGCCAGCCGGGCCATGGCTGGAGACACCACTCTGAGTGAAAATTATGCGTTTGCTGGCATGCATCACATATTTGACCAACATGTGGATTCTGCTG TTCCTCGGCTGCAGTTTGCCAACGATGACAAGCACCTGCTGGCCTGCTGCTCACTGGACGGCACGCTTTCCATCATGACCTTGTCCCCGTCTCCTCCCAGCGTGAAGGTCACTTTGAAAGGCCATGGCGGCCCCGTCACTGACTTTGCCTGGTCCCTCAGTAATGACATAATAGTGTCCACATCTCTGGACGGGACTCTGCGTATCTGGAACACAGAGGACGGCCGGTGCATCAGAGAGGTCCGAGACCCCGAGGCCAGCGAGCTGCTCTGCTGCACCTTCCAGCCCATGAACAACAACCTGACTGTT gTGGGAAGCAGTAAGCACCTGCTGCAGGTGGTCAACATCTCCACTGGAAAGAAGGTTAAGGGCGGGTCCAGTAAACTGACAGGTCGGGTGCTGTCTATGTCCTTTGATGCCCCAGGGAAAATCCTTTGGGCTGGAGATGACCGAGGCAGTATCTTCTCTTTCCTGTTCGACATGGCCACAG GGAAGCTGACCAAGGCCAAGCGTCTGGTGGTGAGTGAGGGCAGCTCCATCTGCAGTATATCAGCCCGCTCATGGATCAGTCGCGAGGCGCGGGACCCCTCTCTGCTCGTGAACGCCTGTGTCAACAAGCTGTTACTCTACAG AGTGGTGGACAACGAAGGCACTCTGCAGCTGAAGAGAAGTTTCCCCATCCAGCATggctcccagcccctccacagCATCTTCTGCCCTCTCATGTCCTTCAGACAGGGGGCCTGTGTCG TGACTGGCAGTGAGGATGCCTGTGTGTACTTCTTTGATGTGGAACGCAACACCAAGGCCATAGTGAACAAGCTGCAGGGCCATGGAGGGCCGGTGCTAGATGTCAGCTTCAACTGTGATGAGAGTCTACTGGCCTCCGCTGACTCCACAGGCATGGTCATCATTTGGAGGCGTGAACAGAAGTAG
- the LOC124480561 gene encoding replication initiator 1-like: MAATVKVNDTLLSVTETEQYKLPVITKVQSTPTFKIPALLPQVFKRPLPVLIPPTMDAPGSYYHCDKCQQNFFTFPQLVRHKQFHDEERPFPCGVCGKRFLSRSHYNEHQRVHTGERPYPCDQCERSFTTHHNLKRHQSIHCKEEMYRCKTCGVLFCQKHVLPFGEGPTLLPPDLEHDSDSDPEPIPSQEAETPTLVLALNQTPALPNHIAHKSDVLRQYRLQDKLQQQLEQKLSQMPRLTNQTSFNSNCFLPVNLNVSKKKKKKKEKKEMKRHLSVPMTSALGKEEELWSVHKKPPKMHRIAYDIEVVL; encoded by the coding sequence ATGGCGGCAACAGTGAAAGTGAACGATACTTTGCTTTCTGTTACTGAAACAGAGCAGTACAAACTGCCAGTGATTACAAAAGTGCAGTCAACACCAACATTCAAAAtaccagcactgctgcctcaAGTATTCAAGCGCCCCCTGCCGGTGCTGATACCACCCACAATGGACGCTCCTGGGAGCTACTATCACTGTGACAAATGCCAACAGAACTTCTTTACTTTCCCTCAACTTGTGAGACACAAGCAGTTTCATGATGAAGAGAGGCCTtttccctgtggtgtgtgtggtaaaCGCTTCTTGAGCCGCAGCCACTACAACGAGCACCAGCGTGTCCACACAGGTGAGCGCCCTTACCCTTGTGACCAGTGCGAGCGCTCCTTTACCACACACCACAACCTAAAGCGCCATCAGTCTATCCATTGTAAGGAAGAGATGTACCGCTGCAAGACCTGCGGTGTGCTGTTCTGCCAGAAGCATGTGCTCCCATTTGGGGAAGGCCCAACTCTACTTCCTCCAGACTTGGAGCATGACTCTGACTCTGACCCAGAGCCTATTCCTTCACAGGAGGCTGAGACTCCGACTTTGGTTTTGGCTTTAAACCAAACACCTGCCTTGCCTAATCACATAGCTCATAAGTCTGATGTCCTGCGTCAGTATAGGCTTCAGGACAAACTGCAACAGCAACTTGAACAAAAACTCAGTCAAATGCCTAGGTTGACTAATCAGACATCATTCAACTCAAACTGCTTTTTGCCAGTAAATTTGAATGTGtccaaaaagaagaagaagaagaaagaaaagaaagagatgaAAAGGCATCTTTCTGTTCCTATGACTTCAGCCttggggaaggaagaggagttATGGTCTGTGCACAAGAAACCACCCAAAATGCATCGAATAGCTTATGACATAGAGGTTGTGCTGTGA